One segment of Odocoileus virginianus isolate 20LAN1187 ecotype Illinois chromosome 32, Ovbor_1.2, whole genome shotgun sequence DNA contains the following:
- the DUSP26 gene encoding dual specificity protein phosphatase 26 has product MLIRQPVCQARPRRRRSHGRGAACACDPPPGLRPAPPPELPPGHPPRLTSRTPVAARPPAASKMCPGNWLWASVTFMARFSRSGSRSPVRVRGALEEPPAVQHPFLNVFELERLLYTGKTACNHADEVWPGLYLGDQEIANNHRELRRLGITHVLNASHSRWRGTPEAYEGLGIRYLGVEAHDSPAFDMSVHFQAAADFIHRALSQPGGRILVHCAVGVSRSATLVLAYLMLYHRLTLVEAIKKVKDHRGIIPNRGFLRQLLALDRRLRQGLEA; this is encoded by the exons ATGCTAATCCGTCAACCGGTCTGCCAAGCCAGACCGAGGCGGCGGCGGAGTCATGGCCGTGGGGCTGCCTGCGCCTGCGATCCGCCTCCGGGACTGAGACCCGCGCCGCCTCCCGAG CTGCCACCTGGACACCCGCCCCGCCTCACCTCGCGCACCCCGGTGGCTGCCAGGCCTCCTGCCGCCTCTAAGATGTGTCCCGGCAACTGGCTCTGGGCTTCGGTGACATTCATGGCCCGCTTCTCCCGGAGCGGCTCGAGGTCTCCCGTCCGGGTGAGAGGCGCCCTGGAGGAGCCGCCCGCCGTCCAGCACCCCTTCCTCAACGTCTTCGAGTTGGAGAGGCTGCTCTACACGGGCAAGACCGCCTGTAACCACGCCGACGAGGTCTGGCCGGGCCTCTACCTCGGAGACCA GGAAATAGCCAACAACCACCGTGAGCTGCGTCGCCTGGGCATCACGCACGTCCTCAACGCCTCTCACAGCCGGTGGCGAGGGACGCCCGAAGCCTACGAGGGGCTGGGCATCCGCTACCTGGGTGTCGAGGCCCACGACTCGCCGGCCTTCGACATGAGCGTCCACTTCCAGGCGGCCGCCGACTTCATCCACCGGGCGCTGAGCCAGCCAGGAG GGAGGATCCTGGTGCACTGCGCCGTGGGCGTGAGCCGCTCGGCCACCCTGGTGCTGGCTTACCTCATGCTGTACCACCGCCTCACCCTCGTGGAGGCCATCAAGAAAGTCAAGGACCACCGAGGCATCATCCCCAACCGGGGCTTCTTGAGGCAGCTCCTGGCCTTGGACCGCAGGCTGCGGCAGGGGCTGGAGGCatga